Sequence from the Microbacterium sp. 1.5R genome:
AAGCGGCAGAAGGCAGGTATCGCATCGCTGACCAGCAGGAGCAAGACAGCGCCGGGCGCGATCACGGTCTTCAAGGACGCCTACCGCGAGTATCAGCAGGAGGAGGAGCGTCGACTCGCCTACGTCGCCGTCACCAGGGCGCGCAGTCATCTGCTTCTGACCGGGGCCCACTGGGCGGGGCAGAAGCAGCCGAAGAAGCCGAGCCCCTATCTGACCGAGGCGATGGAGATTCTCGGAATCGCTCCGATCGAGCCCGTGGATCCGGACGAGAACCCCTACGACGGCCCCGGCGCAACGCTCACCTGGCCTCTCGACCCGCTCGGCGCTCGGCGTGGAGTCGTCGAGGCAGCCGCCGCTGCCGTGCGCGCGGCAGCCGACGGGGAGCCGGAGGCCGCTCCCGAACTGGCGCGTCTGCTCGCCGAGCGCGCCGCCCGATTGCGTGGCACCGACGCATCACCGCCCACCCGGGTGCCGGCCTCCCGCTTCAAGGACTACGTCACCGATTTCACCGGCACCGTGTCTTCCATCGTCCGTCCGATGCCTGAGCGGCCGTATCGGCAGACCCGGCTGGGCACGCTGTTCCACGCATGGGTCGAGCGGCGGAGCGAACTCGTCGGCGTCGGTCAGCGCGTCGACGAGGCGCTGTGGGAGGTCGACGAGGATGATCTCTCGTTCGTCGAGACCGTCGGCGGAGCGGAGGTCTCGTCCGCCGACGCCGCCGACCTCGAGACCCTGCAGTCGATCTTCGAGGCCAGCGAGTGGGGAGCGCTCAAGCCCATCGCGGTCGAGATCGAGATCGACTTCGCGCTGGGTGGCGCTGTGCCGGGTGACGAACGCCATATCGTCATCTGCAAACTCGACGCGGTCTATCGACGCGAAGATCGCGGCGGGCGCATCGAGATCGTCGACTGGAAGACGGGCAAGGCCCCACGCACACCTCGGGAACGGGAGGAGCGGATGCTGCAGCTCGCGCTCTACCGTCTCGCCTACCACCGTCGTTTCGGAGTGCCCCTGGAGGAGATCGACGTGGCGCTGTACTACGTCGCGGACGACCTCGTCATCCGCGGTGCTCGCGTCTACTCCGAGTCGGAGCTCTTCCAGCGCTGGAGCGCTGCTCGGGCAGCCCGCTGAGCCTCGTCCTCCGGCGATCCCTCGTCTGAGCCGTCCGCTCGCTCAGTCCGCGCCGGGTCATCGACCGGGCGTCGCTCCGCGGTGGGCTCCTGCGCGGTGTGCCTGCGCACGCCTGAAAGATCTTCCGTCTCGAGACCACCGACCTCGAGACGACGAGCGGCGTCCGCGGCGGCGTCGCTGAGATCGCTCGTCGCCTGATCGTCGGCATCGCCATCAGGACCGTCGGCGTCGTCGTCGCGCCACAGCTCGTTCGGGTTGTACGCGTCGGTCTGCATCGACGTGTCGGCCCCCGCCGAGGCGCGTGCCGGCACTCTGTCGAGCGCGTCCAGGGCGGACTCGACGCCCTCGTTGCGCGACGCGATCACGCCGAGATCGTCGCTGTGCAATCCTTCGGCGAGTGCCTCGAGAAGGGCGGCGGCGTCGTCGACGATGTCGGGTCGGTGCAAGGAGTCGCCGTGGACGAGCCATCGGGCGAATTCGAGCTCGGCGAGCAGGCGTGCGCGCACCTCGAGAGCGCCGTCCGGCCCGCGGTCGGCGGCCCGAGCGTACGCGGCATGGACGTCGTGCGCCGCATCAGGGGCGGTGGACAGCCACGACAGATCGATCGCCGGATCTCCGACGGAGAGCGAATGCCAGCCGATGAGTCCGGTGACCTCGGGACCGAGATCCGGGT
This genomic interval carries:
- a CDS encoding phosphotransferase; protein product: MGRSPFTLAAAVTAALPGAEVIGARTLSADGDGRFDSAVATLADGRELAIRVADDDETSRELAAEALALRALTAGARAMLPFRAPEYIGETRLADARALVTELLPGFQIEAAMVPAGRGAAESMGAAIAAVHSLPTSVVRGAGLTTRSAQESRDELARLIDSAASTGRVPARLTVRWRDAVADDDLWRFESTVVLGGVQSTSFIFRDDPDLGPEVTGLIGWHSLSVGDPAIDLSWLSTAPDAAHDVHAAYARAADRGPDGALEVRARLLAELEFARWLVHGDSLHRPDIVDDAAALLEALAEGLHSDDLGVIASRNEGVESALDALDRVPARASAGADTSMQTDAYNPNELWRDDDADGPDGDADDQATSDLSDAAADAARRLEVGGLETEDLSGVRRHTAQEPTAERRPVDDPARTERADGSDEGSPEDEAQRAARAALQRWKSSDSE